From one Carassius auratus strain Wakin unplaced genomic scaffold, ASM336829v1 scaf_tig00214575, whole genome shotgun sequence genomic stretch:
- the LOC113092406 gene encoding N-acylneuraminate-9-phosphatase, which yields MWNMMESRGVSSIIFDLDNTLVDTAGAGRIAIEKVCELLNSMHVQESHIKDICHRFLRKLLHESFDPSEGKTIDEVRIHHWYEALQETQGTDPDPALANSCYDTWKNTRLQVLTLTPEVRSFLEELRKNYKLLLLTNGDTQTQWEKIEAVRCEGLFSLVVVGGDHPEQKPALSIFTHCFESAGVRPKDCIMVGDSLSTDIQGGINARVRATVWINSDCKSLPQGSVTPDYTVPSVLNLNNVLLELS from the exons ATGTGGAATATGATGGAAAGTCGAGGAGTTTCATCGATTATATTTGACTTGGATAACACGCTGGTCGATACAGCCGGCGCAGGACGAATTGCCATTGAGAAG GTGTGTGAGCTGCTGAACTCGATGCATGTACAGGAAAGTCACATCAAAGACATCTGTCATCGCTTTTTGCGAAAGCTTCTCCACGAATCGTTCGACCCGTCAGAAGGAAAAACAATAGATGAAGTGAGGATCCATCACTGGTATGAAGCCCTACAGGAGACGCAGGGCACCGATCCTGATCCGGCTCTGGCCAATAGCTGCTACGACACATGGAAGAACACACGATTACAGGTGCTGACTCTTACTCCTGAGGTTCGATCCTTCCTGGAGGAACTGCGGAAGAACTACAAACTGCTTCTGCTCACCAACGGCGATACTCAGACGCAATGGGAGAAGATCGAAGCGGTGAGATGTGAGGGCCTCTTTAGTTTGGTGGTGGTCGGAGGAGATCATCCTGAGCAGAAACCTGCGCTCTCCATCTTTACTCACTGCTTCGAGTCTGCGGGAGTCCGGCCGAAGGACTGCATCATGGTGGGAGATTCTCTCAGCACAGACATCCAGGGAGGCATTAATGCAAGAGTGCGGGCCACCGTGTGGATAAACAGTGACTGTAAATCTCTCCCACAGGGCTCTGTGACTCCAGACTACACTGTTCCTAGTGTACTGAATCTGAACAATGTTCTACTTGAACTGAGTTGA